GTCACCCTGCAGGCTCCCAGCAAGACCTTCAACACGGCCGGCTTGAGCGCCTCCTTTGCCGTCGTTCCCGACGATCGTTTGCGGGGCCTGCTGCGCCAGGAGATCGAAGACGCCGGCCTGACCATCAGCAACGTCTTCGGCGTCCCGGCCATGGAAGCGGCCTACGCCGAAGGCGGAGCATGGCGGGACGAGCTGGTGGCGTATCTCGAGGGCAACCTCGACTTCGCCGCCGCGTTCGTCCGTGAACGCTTGCCGCGGCTCCGCTTTCTGAAACCGCAAGGCACATACCTGGGACTTCTCGACGCCCGGGACCTCGGCCTCGATCCCCACGCGGTCTTCTTGTTTTTCCTGGACAAGGCCCGCGTCTACC
This genomic window from Candidatus Aminicenantes bacterium contains:
- a CDS encoding cystathionine beta-lyase yields the protein VTLQAPSKTFNTAGLSASFAVVPDDRLRGLLRQEIEDAGLTISNVFGVPAMEAAYAEGGAWRDELVAYLEGNLDFAAAFVRERLPRLRFLKPQGTYLGLLDARDLGLDPHAVFLFFLDKARVYLDDGLKFGPALAGFLRLNVGCPRSVLAQALERIESAVRAL